In Candidatus Defluviibacterium haderslevense, the following are encoded in one genomic region:
- a CDS encoding GntR family transcriptional regulator has protein sequence MDFRKHQPIYMQIAEVLLEDILKKRVVDGDRIPSVREMATTVQVNPNTVQRTYQWLQDEEIIFQKRGIGFFLCEQSFEKTLQIKKNEFVREVLPETIRQMKMLGITEAEWQALYTSISN, from the coding sequence ATGGACTTTAGAAAACATCAACCCATATATATGCAGATTGCCGAAGTCTTACTTGAAGATATACTCAAAAAAAGAGTTGTCGATGGTGATCGAATTCCTTCTGTTAGAGAAATGGCTACCACAGTGCAAGTCAATCCAAATACAGTTCAACGCACCTATCAATGGTTGCAAGATGAAGAAATTATATTCCAAAAAAGAGGCATTGGTTTCTTTCTTTGTGAGCAATCTTTTGAAAAAACACTGCAGATCAAAAAGAATGAATTTGTAAGAGAAGTATTACCAGAAACTATTCGCCAAATGAAGATGTTAGGTATTACAGAAGCCGAATGGCAAGCATTGTATACTTCCATTTCCAATTAA
- a CDS encoding DUF2807 domain-containing protein, translated as MKISNKILLVGLASILISILIVMIYGKNQIYNNPLIRIQHNAPDINKTINLADYHSIKALGDYEIQITNGANNLTMEGDSQIISLTKIEVIDSVLVIEPKENITNHSHNSVKIIIQCPTLRSIEYLGSGNVVMQNEFAESNVAIKLTGSGDISTKFNSSHINVDLLGSGNIINEGSSESMNINLNGSGDVTCEHTSSKNATVVLMGSGNVRLSVSEQLNVQLLGSGDVDYIGDPKLNTSKMGSGSVNRIEK; from the coding sequence ATGAAAATTAGTAATAAAATATTATTAGTAGGATTAGCCTCCATTTTAATTTCTATTCTTATCGTTATGATTTATGGTAAGAACCAGATTTATAATAACCCATTAATTAGAATACAACATAATGCACCTGATATTAATAAAACAATTAACCTTGCTGATTACCACAGTATAAAAGCTTTAGGTGATTATGAAATACAAATAACTAATGGTGCTAATAACCTAACTATGGAGGGGGATTCTCAAATAATTTCTTTAACAAAAATCGAAGTAATCGATTCTGTTTTAGTCATTGAACCTAAAGAGAATATTACAAATCACTCCCATAACAGTGTGAAAATTATTATCCAATGTCCAACATTACGTAGCATAGAATACTTAGGTAGCGGAAATGTAGTTATGCAAAATGAATTTGCAGAATCAAATGTTGCCATCAAATTAACAGGTTCAGGTGATATTTCTACCAAATTTAACTCATCCCATATTAATGTTGATTTATTAGGCTCAGGAAACATTATCAATGAAGGTAGTAGCGAATCCATGAATATCAATTTAAATGGCTCTGGTGACGTTACTTGTGAACATACTTCTTCGAAGAATGCAACCGTTGTCTTAATGGGATCAGGTAATGTTCGATTGTCTGTAAGTGAACAATTAAATGTTCAATTATTAGGAAGTGGAGATGTTGACTATATAGGTGACCCTAAATTGAATACTTCCAAAATGGGATCAGGCTCAGTCAATCGAATCGAAAAGTAG
- a CDS encoding acyl-CoA dehydrogenase family protein: MPIHSTDNLELIRQSASQFAEANIRPHVMEWDESQHFPMDLMHNLGKQGFLGVLVPEKYGGSGLGYQEYITVIEEITKVCSSIGLSVAAHNSLCTGHIMTFGNEEQKQKYLPLLASGQWIGAWGLTEANTGSDAIRMQCVAKEDGDSWILNGTKNWITHGISGHVAVVIARTGDLLDSRGMTAFIVERGTPGFSGGKKENKLGMRASETAEMIFDQCRIPKSQVLGNVGDGFIQAMKILDGGRISIAALALGIAKGSYEAAVKYSKERQQFGQPIAQFQGIGFKLADMAVKIEAAELLTRQAGKMKDNHQKMSKESAMAKLYASEICVQIATDAIQVFGGYGYTKDFPVEKFFRDSKLCTIGEGTSEIQKLVISRELVKD; encoded by the coding sequence ATGCCAATACATTCGACCGATAATCTAGAGCTAATCCGACAAAGTGCATCTCAATTTGCAGAAGCGAATATCAGACCACATGTCATGGAATGGGATGAATCCCAGCATTTTCCAATGGATTTAATGCACAACTTAGGAAAACAAGGTTTCCTTGGCGTTTTAGTTCCTGAAAAATATGGTGGATCGGGTTTGGGCTATCAGGAATATATAACTGTAATTGAAGAGATTACAAAAGTATGCAGTTCCATTGGATTATCGGTAGCAGCACACAATTCCCTATGTACTGGCCATATTATGACTTTTGGAAATGAAGAACAGAAACAAAAATATTTACCACTGTTAGCTAGCGGACAATGGATTGGAGCCTGGGGACTTACAGAAGCCAATACGGGATCAGATGCCATCAGAATGCAATGTGTAGCCAAGGAGGATGGAGATTCTTGGATATTGAATGGTACAAAAAACTGGATTACACACGGTATTTCAGGTCATGTTGCGGTAGTGATAGCTAGAACGGGTGATTTATTGGACAGTAGAGGAATGACTGCATTTATAGTAGAACGTGGCACACCCGGGTTTTCTGGAGGCAAGAAAGAAAACAAATTGGGAATGAGAGCCTCAGAGACAGCCGAAATGATTTTTGATCAATGTAGAATTCCTAAATCTCAAGTTCTGGGTAATGTCGGAGATGGTTTTATTCAAGCTATGAAAATTTTAGATGGTGGAAGAATTAGTATTGCGGCTTTAGCTTTAGGAATTGCAAAAGGCTCCTATGAAGCGGCAGTTAAGTATTCTAAAGAAAGGCAACAATTTGGTCAACCCATCGCTCAATTTCAAGGCATTGGTTTTAAACTAGCAGATATGGCCGTTAAAATTGAAGCCGCAGAGCTTTTGACGCGCCAAGCAGGTAAAATGAAAGACAACCATCAGAAAATGTCGAAGGAATCTGCAATGGCCAAATTATATGCTTCTGAGATTTGTGTCCAAATCGCAACTGATGCCATACAAGTGTTTGGCGGATATGGATACACTAAGGACTTCCCAGTTGAAAAATTCTTCAGAGACTCCAAATTGTGTACCATCGGAGAAGGCACCTCTGAAATTCAAAAACTGGTCATCTCAAGAGAATTAGTAAAAGATTAG
- a CDS encoding T9SS type A sorting domain-containing protein gives MKKIILLSIIFNSIFSTNNAQNFKVDTLQYNGDISKFINIVILGDGYTANQLDTFIFDAKKLSNYLFSQSPWSNYNNYFNVFAIKVISQETGTKHPNTAPDCGNSVPITNPNTYFGCTFDANSIHRLVVPTNYTNIAMTLSKNFPNYDQVCILANTSYYGGSGGSYATTTLNTASNEIYAHEIGHSFAALSDEYYAGDGYAGERVNMTKETNPLLVKWKNWMNINGIGIYQHCCGGNSAQWYKPSTNCKMQSLGYSYCSVCKEALIERIHGLVNPIVSYAPENLTVNSSDSILHFDLLKLMKPNVNTLKLDWKLDGIPLQSNVESIQIKQKNLTPGLHALSVVCEDTTNFLNIDKHSTKHFSTVTWSIQKTISDVKLTSSEYKISFSLFPNPTNDILYMQIELDKKSEVSLQLVSLEGKVLRNILKESKIDGTISNSINIRNLPNGTYLIQAKVNGIVHTQSFIKQ, from the coding sequence ATGAAAAAAATTATTTTACTTTCGATCATATTTAATTCTATATTTTCAACAAACAATGCTCAAAATTTCAAAGTCGATACTTTACAATACAATGGTGATATTTCTAAATTTATAAATATAGTTATTTTAGGTGATGGCTATACCGCTAACCAACTCGATACTTTTATTTTTGATGCAAAAAAATTATCCAATTACTTATTTAGCCAATCTCCGTGGTCCAACTATAACAACTACTTCAATGTATTTGCCATAAAAGTAATTTCCCAAGAGACTGGTACTAAGCATCCGAATACGGCCCCTGACTGTGGTAATTCAGTTCCTATTACAAACCCAAACACCTATTTTGGTTGCACTTTTGATGCAAATAGCATCCATAGATTAGTGGTTCCAACCAATTATACTAATATTGCTATGACGTTATCAAAAAATTTCCCGAATTATGATCAAGTTTGTATTCTAGCCAATACGTCATATTATGGTGGCAGTGGAGGTTCTTATGCGACTACAACTTTAAATACTGCCAGCAATGAAATTTATGCGCATGAAATTGGACATTCCTTTGCTGCACTTTCTGATGAATATTATGCAGGAGATGGGTATGCAGGGGAACGTGTAAATATGACCAAAGAGACCAATCCCTTATTGGTTAAATGGAAAAATTGGATGAACATTAATGGTATTGGAATTTACCAACATTGTTGTGGAGGCAATTCTGCTCAATGGTACAAACCTAGCACAAATTGTAAAATGCAAAGTTTAGGTTATTCGTATTGTAGTGTTTGTAAAGAAGCATTAATAGAACGAATTCATGGGCTTGTTAATCCTATAGTTAGTTATGCTCCTGAAAATTTGACGGTCAATAGTTCTGATTCGATACTTCATTTCGATTTATTAAAGTTGATGAAGCCTAATGTTAACACACTCAAATTAGATTGGAAACTAGATGGGATACCACTACAAAGCAATGTAGAATCCATTCAAATCAAGCAAAAAAATCTTACTCCTGGCCTTCATGCTTTAAGTGTGGTTTGTGAAGACACAACAAACTTTTTGAACATAGATAAACATTCTACCAAACATTTTAGTACAGTGACATGGTCAATTCAAAAAACAATATCAGATGTTAAGTTAACAAGTTCAGAATATAAAATTTCATTTTCATTATTTCCTAATCCAACAAATGACATACTCTATATGCAAATTGAATTAGACAAAAAAAGTGAAGTTTCATTGCAACTCGTTTCTTTGGAGGGCAAGGTTCTTCGAAACATTTTAAAAGAATCCAAAATAGATGGAACCATTTCTAATTCCATCAATATCAGAAATTTACCAAACGGAACTTATCTCATTCAAGCTAAAGTAAATGGCATTGTCCATACACAAAGCTTCATTAAGCAATAA
- a CDS encoding alpha-ketoglutarate-dependent dioxygenase AlkB translates to MTLFDTDPQFNLLPSDGLVRYFGKIIDQQLSDGFYHYLLNKIDWKQDEAIIFGKHLYTKRKAAWYGDKPYAYTYSKTTKVALPWTAELLELKQFAEKITGINSNSCLLNLYHNGTEGMAYHSDDEVALGPRPEIASFSFGAERKFLFKHKQNGELVSMVLEHGSLLTMEGETQKYWLHRLPQTKKITTPRINLTFRKIFD, encoded by the coding sequence ATGACCTTGTTTGATACAGATCCACAATTTAATTTATTACCTAGCGATGGACTAGTGCGTTATTTTGGTAAAATTATTGATCAACAGCTATCTGATGGCTTTTATCATTATCTTTTAAATAAGATAGACTGGAAACAAGATGAAGCTATCATATTTGGCAAACACTTGTACACAAAAAGAAAAGCTGCCTGGTATGGTGACAAACCCTATGCTTATACGTATTCTAAAACTACCAAAGTAGCCTTGCCTTGGACTGCCGAATTACTTGAACTTAAACAGTTTGCAGAAAAAATTACAGGAATTAACTCTAATTCATGTTTATTAAACCTTTACCATAATGGAACTGAAGGTATGGCTTATCATAGTGATGACGAAGTTGCACTTGGACCAAGACCAGAAATTGCATCTTTCAGCTTTGGTGCCGAACGTAAATTTCTGTTCAAGCATAAACAAAATGGAGAACTTGTTTCAATGGTTTTAGAACATGGAAGTTTACTAACAATGGAAGGTGAAACTCAGAAATATTGGTTGCACCGATTACCACAGACCAAGAAAATAACAACACCTAGAATCAATTTAACCTTTAGAAAAATTTTTGATTAA
- a CDS encoding methylated-DNA--[protein]-cysteine S-methyltransferase: MKNIQVVDIEAIEKMIYNWNQNHSKQFRNDKSMISKDVQECFQNWIGLEPFEFFQYITAEKIMDNLGLINQGLFQNSKENSSQALLNETYFSLKKNSNPVSIKKGIQFELSFEFFDSPFGRMLIVSSLEGICYLHFVRSEKNSLEQLKLQFPMAQFKEQSNKWHHDVQLFIFLNQTPENIIPLHIQGTPFQFQVWNHLLKIPFGALKTYGMISNELNNPMSSRAVGKAVGSNPIAFIIPCHRVVPASGIIGHYMWGKEKKQAIIGWEMHHSQILS; encoded by the coding sequence ATGAAAAACATTCAAGTTGTTGATATTGAGGCTATTGAAAAAATGATCTATAATTGGAATCAAAATCACTCGAAGCAGTTTAGAAATGATAAAAGTATGATATCAAAGGATGTTCAAGAGTGTTTTCAAAATTGGATTGGATTAGAACCTTTTGAATTCTTCCAATATATTACCGCAGAAAAAATTATGGATAATTTGGGCTTGATTAATCAAGGACTTTTTCAAAATTCTAAAGAAAATTCTTCTCAAGCCCTATTGAATGAAACTTATTTTAGCTTAAAAAAAAATTCTAATCCGGTAAGTATTAAAAAAGGTATACAATTTGAACTTTCTTTTGAATTTTTTGATAGTCCTTTTGGTCGGATGCTTATAGTTTCATCTCTTGAAGGTATTTGCTATTTGCATTTTGTCCGTTCTGAAAAAAATTCACTTGAACAATTGAAATTGCAATTTCCAATGGCTCAATTTAAGGAACAGTCCAATAAATGGCATCATGATGTACAGCTGTTTATTTTCCTAAATCAAACACCAGAGAATATTATCCCATTACACATTCAAGGAACTCCTTTTCAATTTCAAGTGTGGAACCATTTACTTAAGATTCCTTTTGGGGCATTAAAGACCTATGGCATGATTTCAAACGAACTTAATAATCCCATGTCATCAAGAGCTGTTGGAAAGGCCGTTGGTTCTAATCCCATTGCCTTTATTATTCCATGTCATAGGGTAGTTCCGGCTTCGGGTATTATTGGCCATTATATGTGGGGCAAGGAGAAGAAACAGGCAATCATTGGATGGGAAATGCACCATTCTCAGATTCTTTCATAA
- a CDS encoding carboxypeptidase-like regulatory domain-containing protein, giving the protein MLRIILLGIILSIHFNINAQVLSGFIYNQKNNPLEGVSIYFLNTNNGTTTEEDGSFVLYRTVNQDTLLLFYPGIVTDTFILSKNENFIKLVLTEGITLNEVTISQNRSSNHFSLLNPANVETLNSSEFRKAACCSLAESFQTSNAVDLSFTSAVTGNREIQFLGLRGLYTQQLVENRPVFTGILSSLGYDLIPGTWLNQINILKGASSAIYGAQSMTGAINISLKKPDEDHRIYANAYADYHGRIESNLHLNKSWSKKSHIGLYLHGSQTSSNKDHNHDHFYDEPNQKRLNGLWRNTFYSKNWECQLNVQGILDQKSSGELKTNPNPYKVTQKLNHFNFSGNLGYLGFTNPDKSIGNIFDMAYSTLNNTYGEHKSLNAKESRFMYQMLYTNIYQTGMHKLNIGPTLAINIASEELFSSEYKKINYKEIIPGLFAEYQFQYGDIENSELKKWIVILSQRIEQISTNTIFWSPRISTRFNFNTRWTGRISGGRGYRHYRIFSDHMNYLANNRIIDIADLPNYESSWNYGLNLVGKPLINNSEIEINLDAYITTFQKQLIFDLDDNRPEKQYISFYELSGNSKTSHIGATIKIPIIKSISLKLGGKWINSKTNYHLGYRTQPFVPTWRALGSLDWESNNKIWSVNITGHFVGKMRLPDKTYLPSQLSAFYSETSNPFFHLQSQINYVKPHWEIYLGCENMTNYTQHHAIIDSKNTSSAYFETSEVYAPLNGIKPYIGIKWWLK; this is encoded by the coding sequence ATGTTACGTATTATTCTTTTAGGTATTATTTTGTCTATCCATTTTAATATCAATGCTCAAGTTTTATCAGGTTTTATTTACAATCAAAAAAACAATCCTTTAGAAGGGGTCTCCATCTATTTTTTGAATACAAATAATGGGACAACCACTGAGGAAGATGGCTCTTTTGTATTATATAGGACTGTTAATCAGGATACTCTTTTGTTATTTTATCCCGGAATTGTTACTGATACATTCATCTTATCAAAAAATGAGAATTTCATTAAGCTGGTTTTGACTGAAGGTATTACTTTAAATGAAGTTACCATATCACAAAATAGAAGTTCTAACCATTTTTCATTATTAAATCCTGCCAATGTTGAAACACTGAATTCATCTGAGTTTAGAAAGGCAGCTTGTTGCAGTCTCGCAGAAAGCTTTCAAACAAGCAATGCAGTAGATCTAAGTTTTACAAGTGCAGTAACAGGAAACAGAGAAATACAATTCCTAGGACTTAGAGGATTATATACACAGCAATTAGTTGAAAATAGACCCGTTTTTACTGGAATTCTTTCTTCATTAGGTTACGATTTAATTCCAGGGACTTGGCTTAATCAAATAAACATATTGAAAGGAGCGAGTTCCGCTATTTATGGTGCACAAAGTATGACCGGCGCTATTAATATTAGCTTAAAAAAACCTGATGAAGATCATAGAATCTATGCGAATGCCTATGCTGATTATCACGGTAGAATAGAATCAAATCTGCATCTTAATAAATCATGGTCGAAAAAAAGTCACATTGGTCTTTATCTGCATGGTTCTCAAACATCGAGTAATAAGGATCATAATCACGACCATTTTTATGACGAGCCCAATCAAAAGAGATTGAATGGATTATGGAGAAATACCTTCTATAGTAAAAATTGGGAATGCCAATTAAATGTACAGGGCATCCTGGATCAAAAAAGTAGTGGTGAGTTAAAAACGAATCCCAATCCATATAAAGTAACACAAAAGTTGAATCATTTTAATTTTAGTGGAAATTTGGGGTATTTGGGATTTACAAATCCAGATAAGAGTATTGGTAATATTTTCGATATGGCATACTCAACTTTGAATAATACTTATGGAGAGCATAAATCACTTAACGCTAAAGAGTCTCGATTTATGTATCAAATGTTGTATACGAATATTTATCAAACAGGCATGCACAAATTAAATATTGGTCCTACCCTAGCCATTAATATTGCTTCAGAAGAATTGTTTTCATCGGAATATAAAAAAATCAACTATAAGGAAATCATCCCAGGTTTATTTGCTGAATACCAATTTCAATATGGAGATATAGAAAACAGTGAATTAAAAAAGTGGATCGTCATTTTGAGTCAACGAATTGAACAAATCAGCACTAATACCATTTTTTGGTCGCCGCGGATCAGTACAAGATTTAATTTCAATACCCGGTGGACAGGCAGAATTTCGGGTGGCCGTGGTTATCGCCACTATAGAATATTTTCTGATCATATGAATTATTTAGCAAACAATAGAATCATTGATATAGCTGATTTACCCAACTATGAATCCTCATGGAATTATGGGCTTAACCTCGTTGGAAAGCCATTAATTAACAATTCTGAAATTGAAATTAATCTAGATGCATACATTACTACTTTTCAAAAGCAACTTATTTTTGATTTAGATGATAACCGTCCTGAAAAACAGTATATCAGCTTTTATGAATTATCTGGCAATTCCAAAACATCACATATTGGTGCAACTATAAAAATTCCAATCATCAAAAGTATTAGTTTGAAACTTGGAGGTAAATGGATAAACTCCAAAACAAATTACCACCTAGGATATAGAACTCAACCTTTTGTACCCACTTGGAGAGCACTTGGTTCGTTAGATTGGGAGTCAAATAATAAAATTTGGTCCGTTAATATTACTGGCCACTTTGTTGGAAAAATGCGATTACCCGATAAAACGTACTTGCCAAGCCAATTGAGCGCTTTTTATTCAGAAACTTCAAATCCATTTTTTCATTTACAATCACAGATCAATTATGTGAAGCCGCATTGGGAGATTTATCTTGGATGTGAAAATATGACCAATTACACCCAACACCATGCTATTATAGATAGTAAAAATACCTCATCAGCCTATTTTGAGACTTCTGAGGTTTATGCTCCATTAAATGGAATAAAACCTTATATAGGTATTAAATGGTGGCTCAAATAG
- the yidC gene encoding membrane protein insertase YidC, which translates to MERNHIIGFVLIFAILMLWSEFFFKPSMVEKANEKRFADSMALVKTVNPVEQIKDAPSVLNSTDTIRTTDSTAQIVVPEKEIYLKNSLAEFTFSNKGGSIKRVKLNNYHKIKVGENHKEEKIDLFLLEDAKNKFDYEISGNQGKIHTSTLNFDVIQNTDTKLTLTAQLPGGGAFTQDYTLSADNYNLNYSIRLEGLNNNNDVVLYWENYLDKLEKNYEYEKFYTSIYYKAKETNSDYCSCRKDDKKELSGKPIEWFSHSNQFFNSSLIPKTGFKQGTFETVMLPENSDDLKLLKSTVAIPFNDLNAKNFEMQFYIGPNEYPRLKAYNNNLQDIIPYGWSIFGTINRYLILPLFLFLKNFFGSMGLIILLMTLIVKLFVFPLAYKMLKSQAKMAALKPEIEKLKSKHKDDAQQQQVETMKMYNEFGVNPLGGCFPLLLQMPIWIALYRFFPATIDFRQASFLWAADLTSYDEFLYLPFSIPFFGNTLSLFAFLWVISTVIFTYYSSKTMDFSANPAMLYMQYLMPFIFWFMFNKTAAGLTCYMFFSNLLNIAQTIVGKNYLFDSDKIRDTLELNKSKPKKKGGFQAKLETMMKEQQRIQQEKAKNKK; encoded by the coding sequence ATGGAACGTAATCATATCATAGGCTTTGTACTCATTTTTGCCATACTCATGCTTTGGAGTGAATTTTTCTTTAAACCATCCATGGTTGAGAAAGCTAATGAAAAAAGATTTGCAGATTCTATGGCACTGGTAAAAACAGTTAATCCGGTAGAACAAATCAAGGATGCACCTAGTGTTTTGAATTCAACAGATACCATTAGAACTACTGATAGTACAGCCCAAATCGTTGTACCTGAAAAAGAAATTTATTTAAAAAATAGTCTAGCTGAGTTTACATTTAGCAACAAAGGTGGATCCATAAAGCGAGTTAAGTTAAATAACTATCATAAAATTAAAGTTGGGGAAAATCATAAAGAGGAAAAAATTGATTTGTTCTTATTAGAAGATGCTAAAAATAAATTTGATTATGAAATATCAGGTAATCAAGGAAAAATTCACACCAGCACTTTGAATTTCGATGTTATCCAAAATACGGATACTAAACTAACTTTAACTGCTCAACTTCCAGGTGGTGGTGCATTTACTCAAGATTATACCTTGTCTGCGGATAATTACAATTTAAATTATTCCATTCGGTTAGAAGGATTAAATAACAATAATGATGTGGTTTTATATTGGGAAAATTATCTTGATAAATTAGAAAAAAATTATGAATATGAGAAGTTTTATACTTCTATATATTATAAAGCAAAAGAAACAAATTCAGATTATTGTTCATGTAGAAAAGATGATAAAAAAGAACTAAGTGGTAAACCAATCGAATGGTTCTCTCATTCCAATCAATTTTTTAATTCTTCATTGATTCCTAAAACTGGATTCAAACAAGGAACTTTTGAAACAGTTATGCTACCAGAAAATAGCGATGACTTAAAATTATTAAAATCAACGGTCGCAATTCCATTTAATGATTTGAATGCTAAGAATTTCGAAATGCAATTCTATATTGGCCCCAATGAATATCCAAGATTAAAAGCATATAATAATAATCTTCAAGATATCATACCTTATGGATGGAGCATTTTTGGAACAATAAACAGATATTTAATTCTACCCTTGTTTTTGTTTTTGAAAAACTTTTTTGGTAGCATGGGTTTGATCATCTTATTGATGACCCTAATTGTCAAACTATTTGTATTTCCACTAGCTTATAAAATGCTGAAATCTCAAGCTAAAATGGCTGCATTAAAGCCTGAAATTGAAAAGCTGAAATCTAAGCATAAAGATGATGCACAACAGCAACAAGTGGAAACCATGAAGATGTATAATGAGTTTGGCGTAAATCCATTGGGTGGCTGTTTTCCATTATTATTACAAATGCCAATATGGATTGCACTTTATAGATTTTTCCCGGCGACCATTGACTTTAGGCAAGCATCTTTTCTATGGGCAGCTGATTTAACGTCTTATGATGAATTTCTATATCTTCCATTTAGCATACCATTCTTTGGTAATACATTAAGTCTTTTTGCATTTTTATGGGTTATTTCCACGGTTATATTTACTTATTATTCTTCGAAGACTATGGACTTCTCTGCAAATCCAGCAATGTTGTACATGCAATATTTAATGCCATTCATTTTTTGGTTCATGTTTAATAAAACTGCAGCTGGTTTAACTTGTTATATGTTTTTTAGTAATTTGCTAAATATAGCTCAAACTATTGTTGGAAAAAATTATCTGTTCGATAGTGATAAAATTCGGGATACGCTGGAATTGAATAAATCAAAACCGAAAAAGAAAGGTGGATTTCAAGCTAAATTGGAAACGATGATGAAGGAGCAACAACGCATCCAACAAGAAAAAGCTAAAAACAAGAAATAA
- a CDS encoding T9SS type A sorting domain-containing protein → MRLILITLLLLITILEGITQGNRVFSGGELANYSIIDISSVNGIAWSTERSSLPGYFSAFDTANYIGCTDSANINGYIKKYGNQSFIFPIGSGNDLRTLEMSSPSVSTDAYASAWILGNPSLYLDPTQPNAGPHNINSFVAPIVVVSPDGQWDWQVGASSNLGQGTTGTGIGLRITVSIPNMVLFAQTSSLRLVGWNGIAWIDLSGGPTASNNIENSTLSGIMVGGITAIAIGSVELFPPLALKLVDFSSSSKQCQTVLSWTTFNETNTELFNVEQSFDGIHFTRIETVLAARGPNDNFYEITIDQPAYLAYYRLHIKDTDGSFFYSEVISSRRDCNLREYLLVYPNPIAQHERLVLDFETYYRGKAEVTIFNAIGQKIIVTPIQIIKAHNLIWTDCQNLSAGTYLLIVLTSSGNQIGKTQKFIVQ, encoded by the coding sequence ATGCGACTAATTTTAATTACTTTATTGTTGTTGATTACTATCTTAGAAGGAATTACTCAAGGAAATAGGGTTTTTTCTGGAGGAGAATTAGCAAATTACAGCATAATTGACATTTCATCCGTAAATGGAATTGCATGGTCCACTGAACGATCATCCCTACCTGGATATTTTAGTGCCTTTGATACGGCTAATTATATTGGATGTACAGATAGTGCAAATATCAACGGTTACATAAAAAAATATGGAAATCAATCCTTTATTTTTCCAATCGGAAGTGGAAATGATCTTAGAACTTTGGAAATGTCAAGTCCTTCAGTCTCAACAGACGCTTATGCATCTGCATGGATACTAGGGAATCCAAGTTTATATCTTGATCCAACCCAACCCAATGCTGGGCCACATAATATTAATTCTTTTGTTGCACCAATTGTAGTGGTAAGTCCAGATGGTCAATGGGATTGGCAAGTAGGTGCTTCTAGCAATTTAGGTCAAGGAACAACTGGGACAGGGATTGGACTTCGCATTACAGTTAGTATCCCCAATATGGTGTTATTTGCACAAACTTCATCTTTAAGATTAGTAGGATGGAACGGTATAGCATGGATAGATTTGAGTGGCGGGCCAACTGCAAGTAATAATATAGAAAATAGCACTTTGAGCGGCATTATGGTTGGAGGCATTACTGCAATTGCAATAGGAAGTGTCGAATTATTTCCTCCTTTAGCATTGAAATTAGTAGACTTTAGTTCTTCATCCAAACAATGTCAAACGGTCTTAAGTTGGACCACATTTAATGAAACGAATACTGAGCTTTTTAATGTTGAACAAAGTTTTGATGGTATTCATTTTACAAGAATTGAAACTGTCTTAGCTGCAAGAGGACCAAATGACAATTTTTACGAAATTACGATTGATCAACCAGCATATTTAGCATATTATCGATTGCATATAAAGGATACGGATGGTTCATTTTTTTATTCAGAAGTGATATCATCGCGTCGAGATTGCAATCTAAGAGAATATTTGTTGGTTTATCCAAATCCTATTGCACAACATGAGCGCCTCGTTTTAGATTTTGAAACGTATTACAGAGGCAAAGCTGAAGTTACTATATTTAATGCAATAGGGCAAAAAATTATAGTTACCCCAATTCAAATTATAAAGGCACACAACTTAATATGGACTGATTGTCAAAATCTATCCGCTGGTACTTATTTGCTTATTGTACTTACTTCGAGTGGAAACCAAATTGGTAAAACTCAAAAATTTATAGTACAATAA